The following coding sequences are from one Nitrospiraceae bacterium window:
- the smbP gene encoding small metal-binding protein SmbP yields MRIQRGALVVAAVAALVGVPLLGGLALADNKHVSEALEHAKEAVSHGKQGHADALVKHAEGALKHAEAAQKDVKNPHLDEGVKELQAAVEHGKAGHADVATKHAEGAVTHLSEVK; encoded by the coding sequence ATGAGAATTCAACGCGGAGCACTTGTTGTCGCGGCGGTCGCAGCACTGGTCGGCGTACCGCTACTCGGTGGGCTGGCCTTGGCCGACAATAAGCATGTGAGCGAAGCGCTCGAACATGCGAAGGAAGCCGTGTCTCATGGGAAACAAGGCCATGCCGATGCCCTCGTAAAACATGCGGAGGGGGCGCTTAAGCATGCAGAGGCGGCCCAGAAGGATGTGAAGAATCCGCACTTGGACGAAGGTGTCAAAGAACTCCAGGCAGCCGTCGAGCATGGGAAGGCCGGTCATGCGGATGTGGCGACCAAACATGCTGAGGGAGCCGTCACGCATCTGTCCGAAGTGAAGTAA
- a CDS encoding nitrilase-related carbon-nitrogen hydrolase — protein MRVGYYQNNPRFGEVAQNLDQIEAKLEQAEADLLVLPEFCVSGYQFASREEVRQLSEPVPHGPTTRRLLDIAKKRRMVIVAGLPEQAGAASYNSAVVVSPSGFLGCYRKTHLFFEETLFFTPGDTGFQVWDIGPAKIGVMVCFDWYYPESARTLALKGAEILCHPSNLVLPNCPDSMPVRCLENRVFAVTCNRIGTEARGGKDPLVYIGNSEVVTPRGTILHRAPRDQEELCIVEIDPADARNKSVTRYNDLLRDRRESLYK, from the coding sequence GTGCGAGTCGGGTACTATCAAAATAATCCGCGGTTCGGGGAAGTCGCCCAGAACCTCGATCAGATCGAGGCGAAGCTCGAACAGGCTGAAGCAGACCTGCTCGTCCTGCCCGAGTTCTGTGTGTCCGGCTACCAGTTTGCCTCCCGCGAGGAGGTGCGACAACTCTCGGAACCGGTCCCCCATGGCCCGACGACTAGGCGCCTGCTCGACATCGCAAAGAAGCGTCGCATGGTGATTGTCGCAGGACTTCCAGAGCAGGCAGGAGCAGCCTCGTATAACTCGGCGGTCGTCGTCAGTCCGTCTGGCTTCCTCGGCTGTTATCGCAAAACTCACCTCTTTTTCGAAGAGACGTTGTTTTTTACCCCGGGTGATACGGGATTCCAGGTATGGGACATCGGGCCGGCCAAGATTGGGGTCATGGTGTGTTTCGATTGGTACTACCCCGAATCGGCACGGACACTTGCGCTGAAGGGAGCCGAGATTCTCTGTCATCCGTCGAATTTGGTCCTACCGAATTGCCCGGACTCCATGCCGGTTCGATGTCTGGAGAATCGTGTGTTCGCCGTGACCTGTAATCGGATCGGGACTGAAGCGCGCGGAGGTAAAGATCCATTGGTCTATATCGGCAACAGCGAAGTCGTCACTCCTCGGGGCACGATTTTGCATCGTGCCCCACGAGATCAGGAAGAACTCTGCATCGTCGAGATCGACCCAGCGGACGCGCGAAATAAATCCGTCACCCGGTACAATGATCTCTTGCGCGA
- a CDS encoding sulfurtransferase, producing the protein MTHPFLIDTETLQKGLGQPGLVVIDVRGRAAYEFGGHIPGAINSTWHEYSDPTAVAKGVLDPDLDRMRQKIRALGINDDSEIVIYSNPFDNWGDEGRMFWMLEYLGHQHLRILDGGWVKWVEERRPFEHGPVRPKPGNFTVRVKAEVMANKEEVKQLVKQPRPDTVIIDARSLEEYLGKEISGIPRPGHIPSAMHIGWNGFLQPNATVKDVEAIKASLDEKGLHPDQAVVCYCTGGVRSAWLYFVLKLAGYRKVRNYPGSWWEWSRDFACPVEKDFKGLQKVLGLVDEAARPS; encoded by the coding sequence ATGACGCATCCGTTCTTGATCGATACTGAGACGCTCCAGAAAGGCTTGGGACAGCCGGGCCTCGTTGTCATCGACGTCCGCGGACGTGCGGCCTATGAATTCGGCGGTCACATTCCCGGTGCGATCAATTCCACCTGGCACGAGTACAGCGATCCCACTGCCGTCGCGAAGGGTGTGCTCGATCCCGATCTCGATCGCATGCGGCAGAAAATTCGTGCTCTGGGAATTAATGACGACAGTGAGATCGTGATTTACTCCAATCCCTTCGACAATTGGGGCGACGAAGGTCGCATGTTCTGGATGTTGGAGTATTTGGGACATCAGCACCTACGGATTCTCGACGGGGGATGGGTTAAGTGGGTGGAAGAGAGGCGCCCGTTTGAACATGGGCCTGTACGACCGAAACCGGGAAACTTTACGGTCAGGGTGAAGGCCGAAGTAATGGCCAACAAGGAAGAGGTGAAGCAGCTCGTTAAGCAGCCGAGGCCGGACACGGTGATCATCGATGCCCGTAGCCTCGAAGAATATCTTGGCAAGGAAATCTCGGGGATTCCACGTCCCGGGCATATCCCTTCGGCCATGCATATCGGATGGAACGGATTTTTGCAGCCTAACGCGACCGTCAAGGATGTCGAGGCGATCAAGGCCAGTCTGGACGAGAAAGGTCTTCACCCAGATCAAGCCGTGGTGTGCTATTGCACTGGCGGAGTTCGCTCGGCCTGGCTCTATTTTGTGCTAAAGCTTGCCGGTTATCGGAAGGTACGTAACTATCCCGGCTCGTGGTGGGAATGGAGCCGGGACTTTGCCTGTCCGGTGGAAAAGGATTTTAAAGGCTTGCAGAAGGTACTGGGTCTTGTCGATGAGGCAGCCCGGCCTTCTTGA
- a CDS encoding tetratricopeptide repeat protein, with product MPNPRIEPLKKVLAIDPNDDVAWFGLGKAYMEDGNFDEAAKALQQCVTVKPSYSAAYFALAQSLHKLGRIDECRAVCTSGINVSTNNGDAMVTKNLEALASSLRT from the coding sequence ATGCCCAATCCACGAATCGAGCCATTAAAGAAAGTTCTCGCAATCGATCCGAATGACGATGTGGCCTGGTTCGGATTGGGGAAAGCCTATATGGAGGATGGGAATTTTGACGAAGCCGCCAAGGCCCTCCAACAATGTGTCACGGTCAAGCCCAGCTATTCTGCCGCCTATTTTGCACTGGCCCAATCGCTTCACAAACTCGGACGCATCGATGAATGTCGTGCGGTGTGCACAAGCGGCATCAACGTCTCTACCAACAACGGCGATGCCATGGTGACGAAGAACCTCGAAGCACTCGCCAGCTCCCTGCGGACCTAG
- a CDS encoding M3 family oligoendopeptidase, giving the protein MTIMTLASSRRQHMRRTSSKAAGQTCSDRWNLADLVKDPVGQFDAYLADLEAQVSRFEAWRPKLAPTMAREDFRQLLDLSQEIAHSSSRLGAYAYLWFSENTKNLEARSFKTKVEERLTAISNRLLFFDLWWQGVDQDNARRLMAGTGSLRYHLETIRRYQPHTLSEPEEKIIHIKNITGRSALNQLYDIVTNSLTFTLTVKGKRLALTREELTAYLRHPSARLRESAYRELYRVFAGQHDLLGEIYKTLVHDWKSENLQLRRFSTPIATRNLGNDIPDKAVDSLLAVCRRNGEIFQEYFRIKGRLCKIRPMSRYHIYAPHRTEQKTYRYEDAVRMVLEAYRGFSPKFADLARRVIDEQHLDAPTRSGKIGGAYCYSVVPALTPYVLLNFTGEARDIATMAHELGHAVHGMLAERHSVFTFHSTLPLAETASVFGERILSDSLMQQETNTNVRQGLLLNQLDDIYATVLRQAYFVLFENRAHEMVAQGSTVTDLAQTYLTDLRQQFGKAVKVPDEFRWEWLSIPHIFASPFYCYAYSFGNLLVLALYRMYQEEGASFVPKYLDLLSTGGSEPPQTILAKVGVDMTSEAFWQSGFDTIRGMVQQLEHTL; this is encoded by the coding sequence ATGACCATCATGACCCTTGCTTCGTCTCGCCGCCAGCACATGCGTCGAACGTCATCCAAAGCGGCCGGTCAGACATGTTCAGACCGATGGAACCTCGCAGATCTCGTCAAAGACCCTGTTGGTCAATTTGACGCATACCTCGCGGATCTTGAAGCCCAGGTTTCACGGTTCGAGGCTTGGCGTCCTAAACTTGCCCCGACGATGGCCCGTGAAGATTTTCGTCAGCTGCTCGACCTCAGCCAGGAGATTGCACATTCATCATCACGCCTTGGAGCGTATGCGTATCTCTGGTTCTCGGAGAACACCAAGAATCTCGAAGCCCGCTCCTTCAAAACGAAAGTGGAAGAACGGCTGACCGCCATTAGTAATCGTCTCTTGTTCTTCGATCTCTGGTGGCAAGGGGTCGATCAGGATAACGCACGGCGGCTCATGGCAGGAACGGGATCTCTCCGATACCACCTGGAAACGATCCGCCGATACCAGCCCCACACTCTGAGCGAACCAGAAGAAAAGATCATTCATATCAAGAACATCACCGGCCGTAGTGCACTCAATCAACTGTATGACATCGTGACCAACAGCTTGACGTTTACCCTCACAGTGAAGGGCAAACGGCTCGCGCTGACGCGCGAGGAACTAACGGCCTATCTGCGCCATCCGAGCGCCCGCCTGCGCGAATCCGCCTATCGGGAGCTCTATCGTGTATTCGCTGGACAGCATGATTTGCTGGGGGAGATTTACAAAACTCTTGTACACGACTGGAAGTCGGAGAATCTCCAGCTTCGACGATTCTCCACACCGATTGCCACGCGCAATCTCGGCAATGATATCCCTGACAAGGCCGTGGATTCGCTGCTCGCCGTCTGCCGCCGCAACGGTGAGATCTTTCAGGAATACTTCCGCATCAAGGGTCGCCTTTGCAAGATCCGGCCAATGAGTCGGTATCACATCTATGCTCCTCATCGAACAGAACAAAAGACCTATCGCTACGAAGATGCCGTCCGAATGGTGCTCGAAGCCTATCGAGGCTTTTCGCCGAAGTTCGCGGATCTCGCTCGCCGTGTCATTGATGAGCAACATCTCGACGCCCCGACCAGATCAGGCAAGATTGGCGGAGCCTATTGCTACAGCGTCGTGCCTGCTCTTACTCCTTACGTCCTCTTGAATTTCACTGGTGAGGCCCGTGACATTGCAACCATGGCCCATGAACTTGGTCACGCTGTGCACGGCATGCTGGCGGAGCGCCATTCCGTATTTACGTTCCACTCTACGCTGCCTTTGGCGGAAACAGCCTCTGTCTTTGGCGAGCGGATTCTCTCCGATTCGCTGATGCAACAGGAAACAAACACAAACGTGCGACAGGGACTCCTTCTAAACCAATTGGATGACATCTATGCGACAGTCCTCCGGCAAGCGTATTTTGTCCTCTTTGAGAATCGAGCGCACGAGATGGTTGCACAAGGCTCGACCGTGACGGACTTGGCCCAGACCTATTTGACCGATCTGCGACAACAGTTTGGGAAAGCCGTCAAAGTTCCCGACGAGTTTCGATGGGAATGGCTCAGCATCCCCCACATATTCGCCAGCCCGTTCTATTGCTACGCGTACAGTTTTGGGAATCTCCTCGTCCTGGCCTTGTATCGGATGTATCAGGAGGAAGGTGCGTCCTTTGTGCCCAAGTATTTGGATCTCCTCAGTACCGGTGGGTCAGAACCCCCGCAAACTATCCTGGCCAAGGTGGGAGTCGACATGACTTCGGAGGCTTTCTGGCAATCAGGGTTCGATACGATTCGAGGCATGGTCCAGCAACTCGAACACACGCTCTAG
- a CDS encoding histone deacetylase: MNSDRRYHASPLIVYAAHRVLRFLFVPEDCSMGKTGLVYDPRYLEHDMGMGHPESPNRLRSIMQRLEQSGTLQRLIRIEARRAEDEWITQIHQPGYVAALAKHAPTQGRISLDPDTSMSPGSLTAAYLAAGGTLAAVDAIMSRQVEHVFCAVRPPGHHAEAGRAMGFCLFNNVAIAARYAQKRYALQRVLIVDWDVHHGNGTQHSFEDDPSILFFSTHQYPHYPGTGRGTERGTSAGEQFTINVPMEAGEGDEDYQAVFNKTLVPAADNFKPDFVMISAGFDAHRDDPLASMGLTEAGYADLTAIVAGIAKRYAHGRILSTLEGGYNLTALAASVDAHLTALLNA; encoded by the coding sequence GTGAACTCTGATCGACGGTACCACGCATCTCCGCTGATTGTCTATGCCGCTCATCGCGTGCTACGATTTCTTTTCGTTCCGGAGGACTGTTCTATGGGCAAGACTGGACTCGTTTACGATCCGCGCTACCTCGAGCACGATATGGGGATGGGACATCCTGAATCCCCAAATCGTCTTCGCTCGATCATGCAGCGGCTGGAGCAAAGCGGAACGCTCCAGCGGCTCATTCGGATTGAAGCTCGAAGAGCTGAAGACGAATGGATAACACAAATACATCAGCCGGGATACGTCGCGGCGCTGGCGAAACATGCACCGACACAAGGTCGCATCTCGCTCGATCCCGATACGTCCATGTCGCCGGGATCGTTGACCGCTGCTTATCTCGCAGCAGGTGGGACACTCGCCGCTGTCGATGCAATCATGAGTCGCCAGGTCGAGCATGTGTTCTGTGCGGTGCGTCCGCCCGGACATCACGCCGAAGCAGGTCGTGCGATGGGATTTTGCCTCTTCAACAATGTCGCGATCGCAGCCCGTTACGCGCAGAAGCGATACGCACTTCAAAGGGTTCTCATCGTTGATTGGGATGTGCATCACGGGAACGGCACGCAACATAGTTTTGAAGACGATCCCTCGATCCTGTTTTTTAGCACTCACCAATACCCCCACTATCCTGGGACGGGGCGTGGGACGGAGCGGGGCACCAGTGCTGGAGAGCAATTCACGATCAACGTGCCGATGGAGGCAGGTGAGGGAGATGAAGACTACCAGGCCGTTTTTAACAAAACGCTTGTTCCGGCAGCGGATAATTTCAAGCCGGACTTCGTGATGATTTCAGCCGGCTTTGATGCGCATAGAGACGATCCGCTTGCAAGTATGGGGTTGACGGAGGCCGGTTATGCAGATCTGACTGCGATCGTCGCCGGAATCGCCAAGCGATATGCTCACGGGAGAATTCTCTCGACGCTTGAGGGGGGATATAACCTGACGGCGCTGGCTGCCTCTGTCGACGCCCATCTCACAGCACTGTTGAACGCATGA
- a CDS encoding multiheme c-type cytochrome — protein sequence MTRGLTIGLGAALAVGAVYVYYTEIKPVVIFGLRSDYAHAIPFQKIPAGLDSLKAESCGTCHREIYDEWKTSIHAHAFADPFFQAYWKKDKNIWVCLNCHTPLENQQPTLIKDIPRGRVEKAIEEPNPRYDPEYQKEAITCAACHVRDGIIYGPFEDSAAPHPTKFDPNFRTTQICYRCHNVVSGPAQFYNVAPCGTYAEYEGKFFMRERGFICQSCHMPEIDRPVATDGPIRRGRQHLWRGGHDPDMIKRAVAVQVKADPPDPKPGEQVTFTLTLINAGAGHKIPTGDPDRHFTIEFLIEDRTKQVVHQEKSTIGRWIMWQPVVAELYDNRLLPLASREYRFAYRMPAESEGLALKARVQYHILTDGQHEMLRTKYGLAANDPYRFEIYVREFPLATDLADVLSRESNRLATALAQPESVSCRVKADS from the coding sequence ATGACCCGTGGACTCACAATCGGTCTTGGTGCGGCGCTTGCCGTCGGAGCGGTGTATGTCTATTACACCGAAATCAAGCCGGTTGTGATCTTCGGCTTGCGATCCGACTACGCCCATGCCATTCCTTTTCAAAAAATTCCTGCCGGACTCGACAGTCTCAAGGCCGAGTCCTGCGGCACCTGCCACCGCGAGATTTACGATGAGTGGAAGACGAGCATCCATGCGCACGCCTTCGCGGATCCGTTCTTTCAAGCATATTGGAAAAAAGACAAGAACATCTGGGTCTGTTTGAACTGCCATACACCGCTCGAGAACCAGCAGCCGACGCTCATCAAGGACATTCCTCGGGGGCGCGTCGAGAAGGCGATCGAGGAACCGAATCCCCGCTATGATCCGGAATACCAAAAGGAAGCCATCACCTGTGCCGCCTGCCATGTGCGTGACGGGATCATTTATGGGCCGTTCGAGGATTCAGCAGCCCCTCATCCGACAAAATTTGATCCCAACTTTCGTACGACGCAGATCTGCTATCGTTGTCACAACGTCGTATCCGGCCCGGCCCAGTTCTATAATGTGGCCCCCTGCGGCACCTATGCTGAATATGAAGGCAAGTTCTTCATGCGGGAGCGGGGTTTCATCTGCCAGAGCTGTCACATGCCGGAGATCGATCGACCGGTTGCTACAGATGGCCCGATTCGGCGTGGACGCCAGCATCTCTGGCGCGGAGGGCACGATCCGGACATGATCAAACGGGCCGTGGCGGTGCAGGTCAAGGCCGACCCACCGGATCCGAAGCCGGGCGAACAGGTGACCTTTACCCTGACGTTGATCAACGCCGGTGCCGGCCACAAGATTCCGACGGGGGACCCCGACAGGCATTTTACGATCGAGTTTCTGATCGAGGATCGCACGAAACAGGTGGTTCACCAGGAAAAGTCGACAATCGGACGATGGATTATGTGGCAACCGGTCGTTGCAGAGTTGTACGATAACCGGCTGCTGCCACTGGCCAGCCGCGAATACCGATTTGCCTATCGAATGCCGGCTGAATCTGAGGGCTTGGCCCTGAAGGCCCGCGTGCAGTACCATATCCTCACCGATGGGCAGCACGAGATGCTCCGTACGAAGTACGGATTGGCGGCCAATGATCCGTATCGATTCGAGATTTATGTCCGAGAGTTTCCGCTGGCCACGGATCTGGCGGACGTATTGAGCCGGGAGAGCAATCGACTGGCGACCGCCCTTGCTCAGCCGGAATCGGTGAGCTGTCGCGTGAAAGCTGATAGCTGA